The following coding sequences are from one Bradyrhizobium sp. 200 window:
- a CDS encoding YeeE/YedE family protein, producing the protein MANFTPISAAIGGALIGLSAVLLMLSTGRIAGISGIFSGLLNLRGEDKGWRIAFIVGLILAPVIAGLIGYGMSPPKLPSSWAVIVVAGLLVGFGTRLGGGCTSGHGICGIARLSPRSIAATIVFMAMAIITVAITHHVPGG; encoded by the coding sequence ATGGCCAATTTCACTCCGATATCCGCCGCGATCGGCGGCGCGCTGATCGGGCTTTCCGCCGTGCTGCTGATGTTGTCGACCGGCCGGATCGCCGGCATCAGCGGCATCTTCAGCGGCCTGTTGAATTTGCGGGGCGAGGACAAGGGCTGGCGCATCGCCTTCATCGTGGGGCTCATTCTGGCGCCGGTCATCGCCGGCCTCATCGGTTACGGCATGTCGCCGCCGAAGCTGCCATCGAGTTGGGCCGTCATTGTCGTCGCTGGCCTCCTGGTCGGGTTCGGCACGCGGCTTGGCGGCGGCTGCACCTCCGGTCACGGCATTTGCGGAATAGCACGGCTGTCGCCGCGCTCCATCGCCGCCACCATCGTCTTCATGGCGATGGCGATCATCACTGTCGCGATCACGCATCACGTGCCGGGAGGTTGA
- a CDS encoding NAD(P)/FAD-dependent oxidoreductase yields the protein MNETDVVIIGAGHNGLTCAAYLAMAGLRVKVVERRKAVGGAAVTEEFHPGFRNSVAAYTVSLLNPQIVADLKLAEHGLRIVERRAQNFLPAPDGLYLLTGEGRTRQSVEKLSPRDAGAIDAFSRELESIADVLRQFVLRAPPNIVEGFGIGAIREAFNAVGTAGILRKLSLEQQRNLLDLFTRSAGEMLDERFENDLVKALFGFDAIVGNYASPYAAGSAYVMLHHAFGEVNGKKGVWGHAIGGMGAITQAMAHAARGHGAEIETEAGVREVIVEGGRAAGVILDNGKTIRAKYVVSGVNPKLLYTRLVPPSALAPEFLERIARWRNGSGTFRMNVALNALPSFTALPGAGDHLTAGIILAPSLGYMDRAWQDARSHGWSREPVVEVLIPSTLDDSLAPAGQHVASLFCQHVAPELPDGKSWDDHREEVADLMIATVDKFAPGFAASVIGRQVLSPLDLERQFGLLGGDIFHGALTLNQLFSARPMLGHADYRGPLKGLYHCGSGAHPGGGVTGAPGHNAARTILGDHRALFGIGR from the coding sequence ATGAACGAGACGGACGTTGTCATCATTGGGGCGGGGCATAACGGCCTCACCTGCGCAGCCTATCTCGCGATGGCTGGCCTGCGCGTAAAAGTGGTAGAGCGCCGCAAGGCGGTCGGCGGCGCCGCGGTGACGGAGGAATTCCATCCCGGTTTCCGTAACTCGGTGGCGGCCTACACGGTCAGCCTGCTCAATCCGCAGATCGTTGCCGACCTGAAGCTTGCCGAACACGGCCTGCGCATCGTCGAGCGCCGCGCACAGAATTTCCTGCCCGCGCCCGACGGCCTCTATCTCCTGACCGGTGAGGGCCGCACCAGGCAGTCGGTCGAGAAACTCAGCCCGCGCGATGCCGGCGCCATCGACGCTTTCTCGCGCGAGTTGGAGTCCATTGCCGACGTGCTGCGGCAATTCGTGCTGCGCGCGCCGCCGAACATCGTCGAAGGTTTTGGGATCGGCGCGATCCGCGAAGCCTTCAACGCCGTGGGCACCGCCGGCATCCTGCGCAAGCTCTCGCTCGAACAGCAGCGCAATCTGCTCGATTTGTTCACGCGTTCGGCCGGCGAGATGCTGGACGAGCGTTTCGAGAACGACCTGGTGAAGGCGCTGTTCGGCTTCGACGCCATCGTCGGCAATTACGCCAGTCCCTACGCCGCCGGCTCCGCCTATGTGATGCTGCACCATGCGTTCGGCGAGGTGAACGGCAAGAAGGGCGTATGGGGTCACGCGATCGGCGGCATGGGCGCGATCACACAAGCGATGGCGCACGCGGCGCGCGGACACGGCGCCGAGATCGAAACCGAGGCCGGCGTGCGCGAAGTGATCGTCGAGGGCGGGCGCGCGGCAGGCGTGATCCTCGACAATGGCAAAACCATCCGCGCGAAATACGTCGTCTCCGGCGTCAATCCGAAATTGCTGTATACGCGGCTCGTGCCGCCAAGCGCGCTGGCCCCGGAATTCCTCGAACGCATCGCGCGCTGGCGCAACGGCTCCGGCACTTTTCGCATGAATGTCGCGCTGAACGCCCTGCCCTCCTTCACCGCGTTGCCCGGCGCGGGCGACCATCTCACCGCCGGCATCATTCTCGCGCCAAGCCTCGGCTACATGGATCGCGCCTGGCAGGACGCGCGCAGCCATGGCTGGAGCCGCGAGCCCGTGGTGGAAGTGCTGATCCCCTCGACGCTCGACGATTCGCTGGCGCCGGCGGGCCAACATGTCGCGAGCCTGTTCTGCCAGCATGTCGCGCCGGAATTGCCGGACGGAAAATCGTGGGACGATCATCGCGAGGAGGTCGCCGACCTCATGATCGCGACGGTCGATAAATTCGCACCGGGCTTTGCGGCCAGCGTGATCGGCCGCCAGGTGCTGTCGCCGCTCGACCTCGAGCGGCAGTTCGGCCTGCTCGGTGGCGACATCTTTCATGGCGCCTTGACGCTCAACCAATTGTTCTCGGCGCGGCCGATGCTGGGCCATGCCGATTATCGCG
- a CDS encoding DUF6691 family protein: protein MWIVAPLLCGLIFGAGLLISGMVQPTKVLGFLDIFGAWDPSLAVVMAAALAVAVPGFRLADRSARPWFAGEYFRPGKSGIDLPLVSGAAMFGVGWGLVGLCPGPALESLATLSPGIIVFVVAMAAGMMAHDAWQQWRLTAQRNRTLASATDG from the coding sequence ATGTGGATCGTCGCCCCCCTGTTGTGCGGCCTGATCTTCGGCGCGGGCCTGCTCATCTCCGGCATGGTGCAGCCGACCAAGGTTTTGGGCTTTCTCGATATCTTCGGCGCGTGGGATCCGAGCCTCGCCGTGGTGATGGCCGCCGCGCTTGCTGTGGCCGTGCCCGGCTTCAGGCTGGCCGATCGCAGTGCGCGGCCATGGTTTGCCGGAGAGTATTTCCGGCCGGGCAAATCCGGAATCGATCTGCCGCTGGTGTCGGGCGCTGCGATGTTCGGTGTCGGGTGGGGACTTGTAGGCCTGTGCCCGGGACCCGCGCTGGAAAGCCTCGCGACCCTGTCGCCCGGGATCATCGTCTTTGTCGTCGCGATGGCGGCCGGGATGATGGCGCACGACGCCTGGCAACAGTGGCGGCTGACGGCGCAACGCAACCGCACGCTGGCGAGCGCGACGGACGGCTGA
- a CDS encoding fused MFS/spermidine synthase, with product MTSPDLSASADLPSESRNRLVLVVYTAAIFVSALLLFSVQPLFTKMVLPRLGGSPAVWSVAMVFFQSLLLGGYAYAHFLMQVRNRTVPVAVHLVLLAVAMLTLPLSISSGWGDPPTSGYALWLLGLFAVSIGLPFFALAANNPLLQAWFVRTGHPNGPDPYFLYASSNIGSFLALLSYPVLLEPMFTLRTQNLIWTGGYGLLIVLIATCGVLLLRSPAKAADLNMPADDSDTPAPTWILRARWIFLAAVPSGLLIAVTAHISTDVAAAPLLWVLPLSLYLLTWVLVFQSRPLLPHKWMLLAQPLAIAGVVVLLAFGGEQNLLLTLGGHQLCFFVIAMACHGELARTRPAAKYLTGFYVALSFGGMIGGLFAGLIAPFTFSWIAEYPILLALAALCRPTGNERLPRWSRWYWPFLAALAVVLIAPTWSTGKVFIWLDTNRIWVIGAVGVLAALLALGLNANRWKIFATVAVALVLLRAYPADEGRVETVRSFFGVHKIVVTPNGQYHVLMHGTTIHGAEKFKNDDGTPVTGQPEPITYYHKDGGIGQAIRAIRERKGAPLRVAVIGLGSGTLVCASEPGEEWKFFEIDQTMVDTARDPKYFTYIQVCEPNLEPVIGDARLTFAREPDGVYDLIIVDAYSSDAIPIHLATEEAMEIYKSKLAPQGAVAMHVSNRHLELSSVVVGIADANDLKSWVYSEDSGRDNEYIFSTSVVVSAREEADVGKLASSDQWALTEAEDHQRVWTDDYSNVLGAVWRRLRNGEE from the coding sequence ATGACTTCTCCCGATCTGTCCGCTTCAGCGGACCTGCCTTCCGAAAGCCGGAACCGGCTGGTCCTGGTCGTCTACACCGCTGCGATCTTCGTCAGCGCGCTGCTGCTGTTTTCGGTGCAACCCCTGTTCACCAAGATGGTGCTGCCGCGGCTCGGCGGCTCGCCGGCGGTGTGGTCGGTGGCGATGGTGTTCTTCCAGTCGCTGCTGCTCGGCGGCTATGCCTATGCGCATTTTCTGATGCAGGTCCGCAACCGCACGGTTCCAGTGGCGGTCCATCTCGTGCTGCTTGCGGTCGCGATGCTGACGCTGCCGCTGTCGATCTCGAGCGGGTGGGGCGATCCGCCGACGTCAGGTTATGCGCTCTGGCTGCTTGGCCTGTTTGCGGTATCGATCGGGCTGCCGTTCTTTGCGCTCGCGGCCAACAATCCGCTGCTGCAGGCCTGGTTCGTCCGCACCGGCCACCCCAACGGCCCCGATCCGTACTTCCTCTATGCTTCCTCGAATATCGGCAGCTTCCTGGCGCTGTTGTCCTATCCGGTGCTGCTGGAGCCGATGTTCACGCTGCGCACGCAGAACCTGATCTGGACCGGCGGCTACGGCCTGCTGATCGTTCTGATCGCAACCTGCGGCGTGTTGCTGCTGCGCTCGCCGGCGAAGGCGGCAGACCTGAACATGCCGGCCGACGATAGCGACACGCCGGCGCCGACATGGATCCTGCGCGCCCGCTGGATCTTCCTCGCCGCCGTGCCGTCGGGACTGCTGATTGCGGTGACCGCGCATATTTCCACCGACGTCGCCGCAGCGCCGCTGCTGTGGGTGCTGCCGCTGTCGCTCTATCTCTTGACCTGGGTGCTGGTGTTCCAGTCGCGGCCATTACTCCCTCACAAATGGATGCTGCTGGCGCAGCCGCTGGCAATTGCGGGCGTCGTGGTGCTGCTGGCGTTCGGCGGCGAGCAGAATCTGCTGCTGACGCTTGGCGGGCATCAGCTCTGCTTCTTCGTGATTGCGATGGCCTGTCACGGCGAACTGGCGCGTACTCGCCCGGCGGCGAAATATCTTACCGGATTCTATGTCGCGCTCTCTTTCGGCGGCATGATTGGCGGCTTGTTCGCCGGCCTGATCGCGCCGTTCACCTTCTCATGGATTGCGGAGTATCCGATCCTGCTCGCGCTGGCAGCGCTATGCCGTCCGACCGGCAACGAGCGGCTGCCGCGCTGGAGCCGCTGGTACTGGCCGTTCCTCGCCGCGCTGGCGGTGGTGCTGATCGCACCGACCTGGTCCACCGGCAAAGTGTTCATTTGGCTCGACACCAACAGGATCTGGGTGATCGGCGCGGTCGGCGTGCTGGCAGCGCTGCTGGCGCTTGGCCTCAACGCCAACCGCTGGAAGATCTTTGCGACCGTCGCGGTGGCGCTGGTGCTGCTGCGCGCTTACCCCGCCGACGAAGGACGGGTGGAAACCGTGCGCAGCTTCTTTGGCGTCCACAAGATCGTGGTGACGCCGAACGGCCAGTATCACGTGCTGATGCATGGCACCACGATCCACGGCGCCGAGAAATTCAAGAACGACGACGGCACGCCGGTCACCGGCCAGCCGGAGCCGATCACCTACTACCACAAGGACGGCGGCATCGGTCAGGCGATCAGGGCGATCCGCGAGCGCAAGGGCGCGCCGCTCCGGGTCGCGGTGATCGGGCTCGGCTCCGGCACGCTGGTCTGCGCCTCCGAGCCCGGCGAGGAGTGGAAGTTCTTCGAGATCGATCAGACGATGGTCGATACCGCGCGCGACCCGAAATACTTCACCTACATCCAGGTCTGCGAGCCGAACCTGGAGCCCGTGATCGGCGATGCGCGGCTGACCTTCGCGCGCGAGCCCGACGGCGTCTACGATCTGATCATCGTCGACGCCTATTCGTCGGATGCGATCCCGATTCATCTGGCGACCGAAGAGGCGATGGAAATCTACAAGTCCAAGCTGGCGCCGCAGGGCGCTGTGGCGATGCACGTCTCCAACCGGCATCTGGAACTGTCGAGCGTGGTTGTCGGCATCGCCGACGCCAACGACTTGAAGAGCTGGGTCTACAGCGAGGATTCCGGCCGCGACAATGAATACATCTTCTCGACCTCGGTCGTGGTCTCGGCGCGCGAAGAGGCCGACGTCGGCAAGCTGGCGTCATCGGATCAATGGGCGCTGACCGAGGCCGAGGATCACCAGCGGGTTTGGACCGACGACTATTCCAACGTGCTGGGCGCGGTGTGGCGGCGGCTCAGGAACGGCGAGGAATAG